tcagtacaggattgaaattcagaacagacaattctgcttcctatggaacattcttccttctcttattccccaaaagctgtaaatctccatcccacacactctccctccattctcactctgctgtatctaatattcaccctcccaattctcctgtaggtgctgattcaggctgattgacagatccctgctaacTGCTtcttgtcctggacacagagatcataacaaataggagctgcagtcagccatttggcccattggactTGCTGAACCCTTTATTGAGTTCAATTGCCGATctcttcaacaccattttcccacactatctcccatatcccttgatatcttcaaCATCTCGAAACCTTAATCTCAAAATGGAAAATACTTGATGACAGacatctggagtagagaattccaaagcttcaccgcatcctcgagtgaagaattcactcctcatcttcactttCACTTAATTTTTCTACCTGTACCCCATGACACTCAACTCTCTTGTCAATCGGCAATCTGTCTAACTTCACGGCGttgtggacccaggttcgattccggctccgggtcacgagtctgaaaatgaaatgaaaaatgaaaatcgcttgtcacaagtaggcttcaaatgaagttactgtgaaaagcccctagtcgccacattctggcgcctgtttggggaggctggtacgggaattgaactgtgctgctggcctgccttggtctgctttaaaagccagcgatttagctcagtgtgctaaaccagcccctggtttgagacatgcgcattctccccgtgtctccgtgggtctcataaccacaacccaaagatgtgcggccgCCGCTCCCACAATCCCCCATGCTGGAGAAACTGCTCTATTCCATGCTGGGAATTCGGACTTGGTCAAGTTTGAATATATAGACTCAGACAGGCTGCTAGGGCATATCTGGAACTGCCCTATCAACTCGCCATCAACAGATCATTGCACTCTATTCATATGCACAAGCCCATTGTCAGTatcccagatcgagccagactctTGGGCACCCAGAACAACAGGTTATGTGCAAGCAAATACCACAGAGAAGGATACCTGGGGGTGGGGCCCAGTCTCCTGTCAAGCAAACATCAAGAAACCCATTGGGTATTGGGACCCTCTCCCAAGACCTCAATGGCcagaagccagagaagtttctggaaaaggCGGGGAGGGAGGAGGATAAAAATAGATGTCCAAGACACACCAGCAGCGAAAACCTGGTGTGGGAGATGACCCTGACTAACCCCagactgaccagagaaggaaggagggaggaATTGCCAGTGAGACAAATTTAGTGATGATGGACGAGAGAGGCTTGAGGATCGGATCTACAGTTCAATCCAGCGATCTTTGCGGGTAGTATAGCCGAATCCTGGGTAATTCTTGTATATAAACTTGGGTTAATTCACGGATTAACTTTGTTCAATAAAGATTGTTGAACTTGTAttttgtcctttgttctcctcactATTAAATGACACCTGGGTAGAACTTTGACTAAAATACTGGTTGACatatctgagattttacagatacaaTAGGATCCCCTATTGTTATTGCTCTTCCTCTCTTCCCCTCTCCTGTACAGACAggctgcttgtggtgccagaaACTTGCCTCTGATCATACTCCCTGGAGGGACCAGCCTTATCAACCTCCAAAATGGAATACCGATTTGCGAGCAGGGCCCCAGGAGACTCCTGAACAACCTGCCTCTTTCTCTTGGATTGCATAGCGGTCACCCATTGCCTTCCTTCCTCAAGTTCCTCCAGCTgcgatgtgaccacctctctaaacatgctatccacgatgctctcagaCTCATGGATGCCCACAGCCGccgttccagctctgaaacccaagctttcaggagctgcagctgggcacacttcctgcacacaatgCTGGTCCCGGGAACTGGAAATGCACCTggattcccacatggagcaagaggaccaaaccaaggctttgagctctcctgccatgagtacaccctttaaatttaaaattttaaatGAATACCATATATTTAAACAATAAATCAACAAAGTCCCTACCTCTATTATGTGGAgacagtgacgtagtggtattgttgctgtactagtaatccagagacccagggtgatgctctggggacctgggttcaaatcccaccagggcagatggtggaattggaattaaataaaaatctggagtttaaagtccagtgatgaccatgaagccattgtcaattgttgtaaaaacccatctggttcactaatgtccgtgagggaaggaaatctgtcattcttacctggtctggcctacatgtgattccagccccacagcaatgtggttgactcttacatgtcctcagggatgggcaataaatgctggacgagccagcgacgcccacattcatgaacaaataaaacaacGACTTATAATTTAATATAGGATGAAAAATACCCACCAGGACTGGTGAATTTCCAGCTTCAGTGGGgatatgaatcctttcccacattcctcATATTTCCATTGTTTCTCCTTGCAAGTGTCTTTCTGCCTCTCAACATTCAATTCATTTGTTGAAGCCTTCTCCACACACGTGTTGGGTCTTTCCCTGCACCAATTCTTTATGTTTTCTTCAAGCTATATAACTGATTAAAGCTATTTCCACATTCTGTGCACTGGAACACTATCACTCGGATATGTGTgtatctcggtgcttttccagtcaaatTGATTCATAAAATCTTCTGCAGTAGACAAAATAGACAAACGTTTATCCAACAATTGAAGGCTAATGAATAGAGCAGATCTGCAGATCTGCAGGTGTGAGGTTTCTGTCTGCAAATCCTCTCcttctgatatcctgtaaaaggagttttaaAAAtgtatcactgtcagtacaggatagaaattcagaacagacaattgtaGTTTCTCTGgatcattctttcctctctcattccccaaaagctggaaATCTccgtcccactcactctccctccattctcactctgctgtagctaatattcaccctcccaattctcctgaggggctgattcaggctgattgacaggtccctgctcagtgcttcctggccgatattaatttactgtccccttaaaaatCAGCCACCTCCTGGGGAAACCAGAACCTTTAATTGTGTGAGAGATCTGCGTGAATGAGACAATAGGAATCATTCTGCTCCGCGGTGACGTCTCTGCATTCCAGTGCGCAGGCACGGTCCCGGGAACCACGCCGGGGCCCACTCATTGTTCtcactcctcgagacaaggtttccacgcAACCGGCTGACGTCTCCGACCAGAACCTGTGACATtcccccggggtgggggtggggggcacagcgGGGCCAGCGACTGCGCATGCCCAAGGGAGAGGgggcactgagcatgtgcggggGAGAGCTCACCTCCTGACTTTTCAGCattggtgttgaccaatgggaagagttggacgaccggaaggactctggtcctgcaGCCAATGGGAGTgattgaagattgagcttcacacctcctcctgtctccaacatctgtgagtaaaacactttcttttctccccctttccatttcttttctcattctcaccttcaattggtcacttgcagcaactgaagggaaaggaagtgaatacagggagggtgcagactctgcaaagcttggcccaggtctctctctctgaaagacattcatagcctttgctccctcagcttgacacatttatttgtctggctaaaaggatggtctctttcctaatgttcacaattaaagtgcTGATTTCCCCAGCATAGCTGTCATTTAAggtgacagtaaattaatatcggagagagataatcataatctttattattgtcacaagtaggcttacagtatcactgcaatgaagttactatgaaaaacccctagtcgtcacagtctggtgcctgttcgggtacacagaggaagaattcagaatgtccaattcacctaacaagcacgtctttcggaatttgtgagaggaaaccggagcacccggaggaaacccacacagacatggggagaaagtgcagactccgcacagtcagtggcccaagccggaaatcgaacctgtgaccctggcgctgtgaagcaacagtgctaaacactatgctactgtgccacccggtttagcacactgggttaaatcgctggcttttaaagcagaccaaggcaggccagcagcacaataagcgattttcatttaatttttcatgaTATGTCTGGTGTTGTTGtatgtcaggagggctagaaggggtcacgaaaagtcattggcaaatagggttaaggaaaatcccaaaactttttacacgtacataaaaagcaagagggtagccagggaaagggttggcccactgaaggataggcaagggaatctatgtgtggagccagaggaaatgggcgaggtacgaaatgaatactttgcatcagtattcaccaaagcgaagaaattggtagatgttgagtctggagaagggtgtgtagatagcctgggtcacattgagatccaaaaagacgaggtgttgggtgtcttaaaaaatattaaggtagataagtccccagggcctgatgggatctaccccagaatactgaaggaggctggagaggaaattgctgaggccttgacagaaatctttggatcctcactgtcttcaggggatgtcccggaggactggagaatagccaatgttgttcctctgtttaagaagggtagcaaggataatccagggaactgcaggccggtgagccttacttcagtggtagggaaattactagagagaattcttcgagacaggatctactcccatttggaagcaaatggacgtattagtgagaggcagcatggttttgtgaaggggaggtcgtgtctcactaacttggtagagtttttcgaggaggtcactaagatgattgatgcaggtagggcagtggatgttgtctatatggacttcagtaaggcctttcacaaggtccctcatggtagactagtacaaaaggtgaagtcacacgggatcaggggtgagctggcaaggtggatacagaactggctaggtcatagaaggcagaaagtagcaatggaaggatgcttttctaattggagggctgtgaccagtggtgttccacagggatcagtgctgggacctttgctctttgtagtatatataaatgatttggaggaaaatgtaactggtctgattagtaagtttgcagatgacacaaaggttggtggaattgcggatagcgatgaggactgtcagaggatacagcagaatttagattgtttggagacttgggcagagagatggcagatggagtttaatccggacaaatgtgaggtaatgcattttggaaggtctaatgcaggtagggaatatacagtgaatggtagaaccctccagagtattgaaagtcaaagagatctaggagtacaggtccacaggtcattgaaaggggcaacacaggtggagaaggtagtcaagaaggcatagggcatgcttgccttcattggctggggcattgagtataagaattggcaagtcatgttgcagctgtatagaaccttagttaggccacacttggagtatagtgttcaattctggtcgccacactatcagaaggatgtggaggctttagagagggtgcagaagagatttaccagaatgttgcctggtatggagggcattagctatgaggagcggttgaataaacttggtttgttctcactggaacgaaggaggttgaggggagacctgatagtggtctacaaaattatgaggggcatagacagagtggatagtcagaggcttttccccagggtaaaggggtcaattactagggggcataggtttagggtgagaggggcaaggtttagagtagatgtacgaggcaagttttttacgcagagggtagtgggtgcctggaactcgctaccggaggaggtggtggaagcagggacgatagtgacatttaaggggcatcttgccaaatacatgaataggataggaatagagggatacggacccaggaagtgtagaagattgtagtttagttgggcagcatggtcggcacgggcttggagggccgaagggcctgttcctgtgctgtacatttctttgttctttgttctatggtaTACATTCGATATATTATTCAGGGTTCTGtaataaagcacatttattattatttctagctgTGTAATATAGTATAGTaactatgttatatatttccaatCATCTCTTCCATCAGAtggttgttagtctctggatttctcttccacagggaccagtggaggctgggtcattgaatagttTTACGGATGAGTTGGATAGATTTCTGAGTAATgaaggttatggggaacaggtgggaaaATGGAAAgaaggctgagatgaggagggatttcttcactcgaggatgtggtgaagctttggaagtctctgccccagaggactgtggagcctcaatcatcaagtattttcaagacagagattgataggttactAGATAtagaagatattgagggatatgggggatagtgtgggaaaatggtgctgaggtagatcggccaatgatctcattgaatggttgggcagggtcgatgggctgaatggccgactgcaaCTCCGATTTGTTATGGTTtccgtgtccaggacaggaagcagtgagcatggatctgttaatctgcctgaatcagcaccttcaggagaattgtgagggcgaatattagatacagcagagtgagaatggagggagagtgtgtgggacggagatttacagcttttggtgaatgagagaggaaaaaatgttccattgtaagtagaattgtctgttctgaatttcgatCTTATGCTGACTGTAATGTCTTTTCCAAACTGTtttcacaggatattagaagaggaggaattacagacagatatcTCAAACATCATGTCTCGgtctcacatactcactcaattCATCAGGGCCTAAATGTCATTGGTCTTTGAATCTAGAGGGAGAATGGTTTACCGATCTGttgacttcaaaagattttaaacatcagtgtgactgcaaATGCACCAAgatacacacacccgagtgagagtgttccagagcactgactgtggaaagagctttaaccagttacacagcttgAATaaatatcacaccattcacagcggggagagaccgtgcatgtgttctgtgtgtggacgaggcttcaactgaccggcaaacctggagagacacagggattaacaaaacatggagaaaccttggaaatgtggggactgtgggaagggatacagagtcccatctgcgctggaaactcatcgacgcattcacaccggggagaggccgttcacctgctctgtatgtgggaagggattcactcatttaatctgtctgcagtcacaccagcgagttcacacaggagaAACactattcacctgctctcagtgtgggaaaggattcagtgattcatccaacttccagagacatcagcgggttcactctggggtgaagccgttcacctgccctcagtgtgggaagggatttattcagtCATCCAACctacagatacaccagcgagttcacactggggagaagccattcacctgctctcagtgtgggaagggattcacacggttatccagcctgcggacacaccagcgaattcacactggggagaagccgttcacctgtgttcaatgtgggaagggattcagtaattcatccaccctgcagacacatcagcgggttcatactggggagaagccgttcacctgctctcagtgtgggaagcgaTTTATTCAGTCATCTAATCTGCAgagacatcaacgagttcacactggggagaggccattcacctgctctcagtgtgggaagggattcagtgattcctccaccctgcagacacaccagcgagttcacaccagggagaggccacttacctgctctc
This portion of the Scyliorhinus torazame isolate Kashiwa2021f chromosome 5, sScyTor2.1, whole genome shotgun sequence genome encodes:
- the LOC140420166 gene encoding uncharacterized protein; its protein translation is MEKPWKCGDCGKGYRVPSALETHRRIHTGERPFTCSVCGKGFTHLICLQSHQRVHTGETLFTCSQCGKGFSDSSNFQRHQRVHSGVKPFTCPQCGKGFIQSSNLQIHQRVHTGEKPFTCSQCGKGFTRLSSLRTHQRIHTGEKPFTCVQCGKGFSNSSTLQTHQRVHTGEKPFTCSQCGKRFIQSSNLQRHQRVHTGERPFTCSQCGKGFSDSSTLQTHQRVHTRERPLTCSHCGKRFSDSSTMQRHQRVHTGERPFTCPQCGKGFSHSSTLQRHQRVHTGARPFTCCQCGKGFTQTSTLQRHQRVHTGQRPFTCSQCGKGFTQFSNLQTHQRVHTGERPFTCSQCGKGFTQLSNLQKHQRVHTGETPLSPAFILHNDPLQSTNA